In Zingiber officinale cultivar Zhangliang chromosome 11B, Zo_v1.1, whole genome shotgun sequence, a single window of DNA contains:
- the LOC122034337 gene encoding BTB/POZ and MATH domain-containing protein 2-like codes for MVADGVCRGGFSARPSLFASSSPAQPPAPPTETASTSVTDTVDGSHHLKVSGYSLLKGMGIGKYTTSDTFSVGGYDWAIYFYPDGKSTEDAATYVSLFIALASEGADVRALFELTLLDQSGRERHKVHSHFGRRLESGPYTLKYRGSMWGYKRFFKRTALETSDYLKDDCLLVNCTVGVVRSHTEAPRTYNIPVPPSDIAHHFGRLLETGEGADVSFEVDGEIFSAHKLVLAARSPVFMAQLFGPMKDRNMHCIKVEDMEAPVFKALLYYIYWDTVPDMEELAGLNTKYASTLVAQHLLAAADRYALDRLKLQCEVKLCEDVAINTVATTLALAEQHHCFQLKSVCLKFVALPANLRAVMQTEGFDYLKLSCPSVLSELLEYVARIQENSVISSVYADDALDGSDTNGRRVKPRI; via the exons ATGGTTGCCGACGGGGTATGCAGAGGAGGCTTCTCTGCCCGACCGTCCCTGTTCGCTTCGTCCTCTCCGGCGCAGCCCCCGGCCCCTCCCACCGAGACGGCTTCGACGTCCGTCACCGACACCGTGGACGGATCGCACCACCTCAAGGTCTCCGGATACTCGCTGCTTAAGGGGATGGGCATCGGCAAATACACGACGTCGGACACTTTCTCGGTGGGGGGTTACGACTGGGCCATCTACTTCTACCCCGACGGGAAGAGCACGGAGGACGCTGCGACGTACGTGTCGCTGTTTATCGCGCTGGCCAGCGAGGGGGCGGATGTCAGGGCGCTGTTCGAGCTGACGCTGCTGGATCAGAGTGGGAGGGAGCGGCATAAGGTACATAGCCACTTCGGGAGGAGGCTTGAGAGCGGCCCTTACACGCTCAAGTATCGAGGCAGCATGTG GGGCTATAAACGTTTTTTCAAAAGAACTGCCTTAGAGACATCAGATTACCTCAAAGATGATTGTCTCTTAGTTAATTGTACCGTTGGtgttgttagatcacacactgaGGCACCCAGAACCTACAACATACCAGTGCCACCTTCTGATATAGCCCACCATTTTGGTCGGCTTCTTGAAACTGGAGAGGGAGCTGATGTGAGTTTTGAGGTCGATGGCGAGATTTTCAGTGCTCACAAATTGGTACTTGCAGCTCGATCACCTGTGTTCATGGCCCAACTTTTTGGTCCAATGAAAGACAGAAACATGCATTGCATAAAAGTTGAAGACATGGAAGCTCCAGTTTTTAAG GCTCTACTATATTACATCTACTGGGATACAGTACCTGACATGGAAGAGCTTGCTGGTCTGAACACAAAGTATGCTTCCACTCTAGTGGCTCAACATTTGCTTGCTGCTGCTGATCGCTATGCATTAGATAGGCTCAAACTACAATGCGAAGTCAAGCTGTGTGAGGATGTTGCCATAAATACTGTGGCCACGACTCTAGCACTTGCTGAGCAGCACCACTGTTTTCAGCTTAAATCAGTTTGCCTCAAATTTGTTGCCTTACCAGCGAACTTGCGAG CTGTGATGCAAACAGAGGGATTCGATTACTTGAAGCTCAGCTGCCCATCTGTTCTATCTGAGCTTCTGGAGTACGTTGCCAGAATTCAAGAAAACTCTGTGATATCCAGTGTGTATGCGGATGATGCTCTCGATGGCAGTGACACAAATGGAAGGCGTGTGAAACCACGGATATGA
- the LOC122034635 gene encoding protein DMP2-like, giving the protein MAKELEAGILRPSSRSGATMGDRAFKGVGDLIKLLPTGTVFLFQFLSPLLTNAGHCFPVNRWLSGALLLVCAFACSFACFTDSFVDPSDGKLYYGVVTARGIWLFSDPGAAARNDLSGYKLRPGDFAHAALSLLVFAAVALLDNNTASCFYPALLVEEKTLVTVLPPVIGAVAGVVFMLFPNNRHGIGYPPNGTAAAEKSAK; this is encoded by the coding sequence ATGGCCAAAGAGCTCGAAGCTGGGATACTGCGACCCTCTTCCAGAAGTGGAGCGACGATGGGTGACCGCGCATTCAAGGGCGTTGGGGACCTCATCAAGCTCCTCCCCACCGGCACCGTCTTCCTTTTCCAGTTCCTCAGCCCGCTCCTCACCAACGCCGGCCACTGCTTCCCCGTAAACAGGTGGCTCTCCGGCGCGCTCCTCCTCGTCTGTGCCTTCGCCTGCTCCTTCGCCTGCTTCACCGACAGCTTCGTCGACCCTTCGGACGGCAAGCTCTATTACGGCGTCGTCACCGCTCGCGGGATCTGGCTCTTCTCTGACCCTGGCGCCGCAGCGAGGAACGACCTCTCCGGGTACAAGCTCCGTCCGGGCGACTTCGCGCACGCCGCCCTCTCGCTGCTCGTGTTCGCGGCGGTCGCGCTGCTGGATAACAACACGGCTTCGTGCTTTTATCCGGCGTTGCTCGTGGAGGAGAAGACGCTGGTGACGGTGCTGCCGCCGGTGATCGGCGCAGTCGCCGGTGTCGTCTTCATGCTCTTTCCCAACAATAGGCATGGAATTGGATATCCACCGAATGGCACTGCTGCTGCGGAAAAGAGCGCTAAATGA
- the LOC122034027 gene encoding uncharacterized protein LOC122034027 — protein sequence MGTEVVRPHDCLLRRTRNPSSRRVVGRRNDSMKEAKPRKREATLAGFRSECVSGRMARDGAALREVRAKTFSTTPRDVYAGSACALSPSPRALPLPRFSRRKEESPAGATSVDPFATRDLRRLLRLE from the coding sequence ATGGGAACCGAGGTGGTGCGGCCCCATGACTGCCTCCTCCGCCGGACCAGAAACCCCTCCTCCAGGCGCGTGGTTGGTAGAAGAAACGATTCTATGAAGGAAGCGAAGCCGAGGAAGCGCGAGGCCACGCTCGCCGGCTTTAGGTCGGAGTGCGTCTCGGGGCGGATGGCTCGGGATGGGGCGGCCTTGAGAGAGGTTCGGGCGAAGACGTTTTCGACGACGCCTCGGGACGTGTACGCGGGGTCGGCGTGCGCGCTCTCACCTTCGCCGCGAGCATTGCCGCTGCCGAGATTCTCGAGGAGGAAAGAGGAGTCGCCGGCGGGGGCTACATCGGTGGATCCCTTCGCCACCAGGGACTTGAGGCGGTTGCTTCGGCTCGAATGA